One Salvelinus fontinalis isolate EN_2023a chromosome 11, ASM2944872v1, whole genome shotgun sequence DNA window includes the following coding sequences:
- the LOC129865850 gene encoding RNA-binding protein 4.1-like isoform X1, which yields MVKIFIGNLSPDTMAEELRSLFSQYGKVSECDIVKNFGFVHMKDKAEAEEAIKNLHHYELNGEQMNVEMSRGRPKDTTKLHVGNINSSCTNQEMRAKFEEYGPVVECDIVKDYAFVHLERVEDAMEAISGLDNTAFQGKLMSVKLSTSRLRTTPGMGERTGCYRCGQAGHWSKECPLDTSDNYREGAEPSSDGFNGGAPRFGGGCGYHRGLSVGDPGYSGSDPVYGGSYSPAHGFGGAPGYGRAAGYESTLGYGLPLGYGMSAAEHSMARVYASEAAYGGSSWSHGVVPAYPVRRSSDEDRDPYGAVDFYEKYRARPYGASYFEERRSVPLPSPPYPFSSAIMRERLPPSSSDLYERRPLPSPPAPLSSYYSRDRSPFRRIPTEAYERARLSPVPSLPRSSAYDIPRDPYAERARYAY from the exons ATGGTGAAAATCTTCATTGGGAACTTGTCTCCAGACACCATGGCAGAGGAGCTGCGCTCCCTCTTCTCCCAGTATGGAAAGGTCTCTGAGTGTGACATCGTCAAGAACTTTGGCTTTGTGCACATGAAGGACAAAGCTGAAGCGGAGGAGGCCATCAAGAACCTCCATCACTATGAGCTCAACGGGGAGCAGATGAACGTGGAGATGAGCCGCGGCAGACCCAAAGACACCACCAAGCTGCACGTGGGCAATATCAACAGCAGCTGCACCAACCAAGAGATGCGGGCAAAGTTTGAGGAGTACGGCCCCGTGGTGGAGTGTGACATAGTGAAGGACTACGCCTTTGTCCACTTGGAGCGTGTGGAAGATGCCATGGAGGCCATCAGTGGGCTGGACAACACAGCCTTCCAAG GCAAACTGATGAGCGTGAAGCTTTCAACTAGCCGCCTGCGTACTACGCCGGGCatgggagagaggacaggttgtTATCGGTGCGGGCAGGCAGGCCACTGGTCCAAAGAGTGCCCGCTCGACACTTCGGACAACTACAGAGAGGGTGCCGAGCCAAGCTCTGACGGATTCAATGGCGGTGCCCCTAGGTTCGGCGGTGGCTGCGGTTATCACCGGGGCTTGAGTGTCGGCGATCCAGGTTACAGTGGCAGTGATCCAGTTTACGGTGGAAGCTATTCTCCCGCGCACGGCTTTGGCGGTGCGCCCGGGTACGGCAGGGCTGCAGGCTATGAAAGCACATTGGGTTACGGGCTTCCGCTGGGTTACGGAATGAGCGCCGCCGAACATAGCATGGCCCGGGTGTATGCCAGCGAGGCAGCGTACGGAGGCAGCAGCTGGAGCCACGGCGTGGTCCCAGCCTACCCTGTGCGGCGGTCATCGGACGAGGACCGGGATCCGTATGGTGCCGTGGACTTCTACGAGAAGTACCGGGCTCGCCCGTATGGAGCCAGTTATTTCGAAGAGCGCCGGTCTGTTCCTTTGCCCAGCCCACCGTACCCTTTCTCCTCGGCCATAATGAGGGAGCGCCTGCCTCCCTCTAGCTCCGACCTATACGAGCGccgtcctctcccttctccaccaGCACCCCTCTCCTCATACTACTCCCGCGACCGGAGCCCATTCCGGCGAATACCTACCGAGGCGTACGAGCGCGCGCGCCTCTCCCCGGTGCCCTCTCTCCCCAGAAGCTCGGCTTACGACATCCCGCGGGACCCCTACGCCGAGCGGGCGCGATATGCTTACTAA
- the LOC129865850 gene encoding RNA-binding protein 4.1-like isoform X4 codes for MVKIFIGNLSPDTMAEELRSLFSQYGKVSECDIVKNFGFVHMKDKAEAEEAIKNLHHYELNGEQMNVEMSRGRPKDTTKLHVGNINSSCTNQEMRAKFEEYGPVVECDIVKDYAFVHLERVEDAMEAISGLDNTAFQGIATVSCSVDHLCFDSRCISALAAIAGL; via the exons ATGGTGAAAATCTTCATTGGGAACTTGTCTCCAGACACCATGGCAGAGGAGCTGCGCTCCCTCTTCTCCCAGTATGGAAAGGTCTCTGAGTGTGACATCGTCAAGAACTTTGGCTTTGTGCACATGAAGGACAAAGCTGAAGCGGAGGAGGCCATCAAGAACCTCCATCACTATGAGCTCAACGGGGAGCAGATGAACGTGGAGATGAGCCGCGGCAGACCCAAAGACACCACCAAGCTGCACGTGGGCAATATCAACAGCAGCTGCACCAACCAAGAGATGCGGGCAAAGTTTGAGGAGTACGGCCCCGTGGTGGAGTGTGACATAGTGAAGGACTACGCCTTTGTCCACTTGGAGCGTGTGGAAGATGCCATGGAGGCCATCAGTGGGCTGGACAACACAGCCTTCCAAG GTATCGCGACAGTCTCGTGCTCGGTTGACCATCTTTGTTTCGACTCACGATGCATTTCAGCTTTGGCTGCAATCGCGGGACTGTGA
- the LOC129865850 gene encoding RNA-binding protein 4.1-like isoform X2 — MVKIFIGNLASGTTQEELRTLFSEYGKISECDIVKNFGFVHMKDKAEAEEAIKNLHHYELNGAQMNVEMSRGRPKSTTKLHVSNIPEGCTNEELKTKFEAYGPVVEADIVKDYAFVHMESVDDAMEAISGLDNTAFQGKLMSVKLSTSRLRTTPGMGERTGCYRCGQAGHWSKECPLDTSDNYREGAEPSSDGFNGGAPRFGGGCGYHRGLSVGDPGYSGSDPVYGGSYSPAHGFGGAPGYGRAAGYESTLGYGLPLGYGMSAAEHSMARVYASEAAYGGSSWSHGVVPAYPVRRSSDEDRDPYGAVDFYEKYRARPYGASYFEERRSVPLPSPPYPFSSAIMRERLPPSSSDLYERRPLPSPPAPLSSYYSRDRSPFRRIPTEAYERARLSPVPSLPRSSAYDIPRDPYAERARYAY; from the exons ATGGTGAAAATCTTCATAGGCAATCTCGCCTCCGGAACCACGCAGGAGGAGCTACGCACTCTCTTCTCTGAGTATGGAAAGATATCTGAGTGTGATATTGTCAAGAACTTTGGCTTTGTGCACATGAAGGACAAAGCTGAAGCGGAGGAGGCCATCAAGAACCTCCACCACTATGAGCTAAACGGGGCTCAGATGAACGTGGAGATGAGCCGCGGCAGACCAAAGTCAACCACCAAGCTGCATGTCAGTAACATCCCAGAGGGTTGCACCAATGAGGAGCTGAAGACCAAGTTTGAGGCTTATGGCCCTGTGGTTGAGGCTGACATAGTGAAGGACTACGCCTTTGTCCACATGGAGTCTGTGGATGATGCCATGGAGGCCATCAGTGGGCTGGACAACACAGCCTTCCAAG GCAAACTGATGAGCGTGAAGCTTTCAACTAGCCGCCTGCGTACTACGCCGGGCatgggagagaggacaggttgtTATCGGTGCGGGCAGGCAGGCCACTGGTCCAAAGAGTGCCCGCTCGACACTTCGGACAACTACAGAGAGGGTGCCGAGCCAAGCTCTGACGGATTCAATGGCGGTGCCCCTAGGTTCGGCGGTGGCTGCGGTTATCACCGGGGCTTGAGTGTCGGCGATCCAGGTTACAGTGGCAGTGATCCAGTTTACGGTGGAAGCTATTCTCCCGCGCACGGCTTTGGCGGTGCGCCCGGGTACGGCAGGGCTGCAGGCTATGAAAGCACATTGGGTTACGGGCTTCCGCTGGGTTACGGAATGAGCGCCGCCGAACATAGCATGGCCCGGGTGTATGCCAGCGAGGCAGCGTACGGAGGCAGCAGCTGGAGCCACGGCGTGGTCCCAGCCTACCCTGTGCGGCGGTCATCGGACGAGGACCGGGATCCGTATGGTGCCGTGGACTTCTACGAGAAGTACCGGGCTCGCCCGTATGGAGCCAGTTATTTCGAAGAGCGCCGGTCTGTTCCTTTGCCCAGCCCACCGTACCCTTTCTCCTCGGCCATAATGAGGGAGCGCCTGCCTCCCTCTAGCTCCGACCTATACGAGCGccgtcctctcccttctccaccaGCACCCCTCTCCTCATACTACTCCCGCGACCGGAGCCCATTCCGGCGAATACCTACCGAGGCGTACGAGCGCGCGCGCCTCTCCCCGGTGCCCTCTCTCCCCAGAAGCTCGGCTTACGACATCCCGCGGGACCCCTACGCCGAGCGGGCGCGATATGCTTACTAA
- the LOC129865850 gene encoding RNA-binding protein 4.1-like isoform X3 — protein sequence MVKIFIGNLASGTTQEELRTLFSEYGKISECDIVKNFGFVHMKDKAEAEEAIKNLHHYELNGAQMNVEMSRGRPKSTTKLHVSNIPEGCTNEELKTKFEAYGPVVEADIVKDYAFVHMESVDDAMEAISGLDNTAFQGKLMSVQLSTSRLRTVPGMGAQTGCYVCGKQGHWSKDCPNGGQNGGSYSDRDDRPGGGPMRGRGFPRGFSRGSGGYPSGYGMPPRAAASDYMGGLGYSRASSYLGGPPPLSRRPSYGSAREYSADARDRYSGRLPSSYPERASAYERDHYSSSVDYYEKYRARPYGSSYFEERRLGYIPPPPPPSSSLSRLSSSIDPYERRPLPPPSAAASYYLRDRSPIRRVAVASDSYGYERSRLSPVSSSRSSSYAVPRARDPYTDRARYAY from the exons ATGGTGAAAATCTTCATAGGCAATCTCGCCTCCGGAACCACGCAGGAGGAGCTACGCACTCTCTTCTCTGAGTATGGAAAGATATCTGAGTGTGATATTGTCAAGAACTTTGGCTTTGTGCACATGAAGGACAAAGCTGAAGCGGAGGAGGCCATCAAGAACCTCCACCACTATGAGCTAAACGGGGCTCAGATGAACGTGGAGATGAGCCGCGGCAGACCAAAGTCAACCACCAAGCTGCATGTCAGTAACATCCCAGAGGGTTGCACCAATGAGGAGCTGAAGACCAAGTTTGAGGCTTATGGCCCTGTGGTTGAGGCTGACATAGTGAAGGACTACGCCTTTGTCCACATGGAGTCTGTGGATGATGCCATGGAGGCCATCAGTGGGCTGGACAACACAGCCTTCCAAG GCAAGCTGATGAGCGTACAACTGTCCACCAGTCGCCTGCGCACGGTCCCGGGAATGGGAGCTCAAACCGGCTGCTATGTCTGTGGGAAACAGGGTCACTGGTCGAAAGACTGCCCTAACGGCGGTCAGAATGGCGGTAGCTACAGTGACCGCGATGACCGACCCGGGGGTGGCCCAATGAGGGGCAGGGGCTTCCCACGGGGTTTCAGCAGGGGTAGCGGCGGATACCCTAGTGGCTACGGGATGCCCCCCAGAGCTGCGGCATCCGACTACATGGGCGGGCTAGGGTATAGCAGAGCGTCCAGTTACCTGGGGGGGCCTCCCCCTCTGAGCCGTAGGCCTAGCTATGGCTCTGCTCGGGAGTACAGCGCAGATGCCAGGGATCGGTACAGCGGCAGGCTTCCGAGCTCCTATCCTGAAAGGGCATCGGCCTACGAGCGAGACCACTACAGCAGCAGTGTTGACTATTACGAGAAGTACAGAGCACGGCCATACGGCTCAAGCTATTTTGAAGAGCGCCGCCTCGGCTATatcccacctccccctcccccctcttcctccctctcaagGCTCTCCTCTAGTATCGACCCGTACGAGCGCCGCCCGCTACCACCACCCTCGGCGGCCGCCTCGTACTACTTGCGAGACCGCAGCCCGATCAGACGAGTGGCCGTCGCCTCTGACAGCTATGGTTACGAGCGCTCGCGGCTGTCCCCGGTGTCGTCCTCCAGAAGCTCTTCGTACGCCGTCCCGCGGGCCAGGGACCCCTACACCGATCGGGCACGCTATGCTTACTGA